Part of the Triticum urartu cultivar G1812 chromosome 2, Tu2.1, whole genome shotgun sequence genome, GCCTGAACTGTCACCGACTTGAGCGCCTACACACTGCCACCCTGAACCTCAACCCCTCCGTCGGTGCCGCCTGATACACCACCTTCGCCGTCGCTCACGAAGAAGGGTGGGAAAAGGGGTGTGAATCACCGTTTTGACAATTTTTTCTCACCAAGAAACGCCTCTGCCAAGGATTGatggctcatgataccaattTGTCAGGACCAAAACAATATTTGAGGAGATGAATTATAACTTTACGAATAATTTGGCAACTATTGATTGGATCTGAACTATTATTTCTATAGGGCGAAGAGTGCAGGGTTCATGTGTTAGCCATGGCAGGTACCAATTAGGGAATTCAACAATGAACCTCTCGAGCCACATCTCCGCTGGTTATAGGCTGGAAAACAATAGCGAGCGTAAAACAGTGAAAGGTAGAAATGCTAAAACGTCAACGGTAAAGTAAATCATGCAATGGCGACTAGTCGTCTGAGTAAGGAGCCATCGCAGCCGTCCATTCCTTTGAATCGGTATTGCCAGATCTGCTACACCCCTTCTTTGAATGAACAATGGTGTTGACTGAACGTGCGACAGTCTAAGCCTGACATTGCCCCTCCCTTGAGAAACGACGTGTCCTCATGGCGCTTGTTGATTTGCACGCCAGATTTGAGTTGTTGTCTTGAAGAACTTTGGAAATATGTACTTGATAAATTTCGCGTCTTCCCATGTTGCCTCTCTAGGTGACAAATCCTCCAACTGGATGTACTGCTACACACATGCAAGTTATTTCTAGGAACTTGCCTCACTTGTAAGACTGAAGCAGGACCTGTTTTGATAGTTCGATTAGAAGTGACCATGGGTAAATTTGGGCTAGGTATGGATTTGCTGCCAATGTGCTTCTTTAGTTGACTCACATGAAAAACATGGTGGATTTTCACATGGTCACAAAATTGAAGTATGTGAGCCATCTTGACAATCTTCTAGATGATCAAGAATGGTCCATAATATTTGTTTTGTAAATTTCAGAGCTCCTCTGAATCCGAAAGCTGCTAGCCTATATGGTTCCATTTTAAGATACACCATGCCTCCAACCTCAAACGCTCTTTCATTTCTCTTGAGATCTACATATCTTTTCATTCTGTTCTAGGCTTGTTGTAAGTTGTCTTTCAGTTGTTCCAACATGTGTTGTTTAACAGACAAGAAGGTCTGAGTTCATCCTCAGGTTCCGGAATAGCTAGCTCAGAGATCAAGGGTGGAGTAAAACCATAAATAGCTTGAAAGGGAGACATGTTCAGGGTAGTATGATATGTAGTATTATACCAAAACTCTACCAAAGAAAGCCAAGAACACCATTTCTTGGGTTCATTGGTTGTCATGCGCCTAAGATAAGTTTCCACACATTGGTTTACCCTCTCAGTTTGACCATCAGTTTGAGGATGGGAGGAATAATGTACCTCAGTTCACTTTTCAAACTAGCAAAAATATCCTTCCACAATTTACTAGTGAAAATTTCGTCTATGTCTGAAATAATGAGCTTAGGAGGGCCATGCAATCTGATAATGTTGTCCACAAAGGCTCGTGCTACACCAAGGACAGTGTATAGATGTGCTAGTGGTATAAAATGAGCATGCCTAGTAAATCTATGCACTACCACCAATATTACTTCATTGCCTTGGGATTGTGGAAGTCCCTCTATGAAAATTTATGTTGAACACCCTCTGTTATTTTCTGATCAGTAATGAATTTAAGAGACCGTTGATTTGTTTCGATGATGTCATGTCCAATTCAGAATAGCCCGCTTTAAGTGCTTCAGAATTGCCAGCTCTTTTCCCAGAGTGAAAAGGCAATATCAGGCACAAAGGAAGAGTTGATAATGTGAGTCTCCATGCTGCTCAAACAGCCGCCAAAATTCCTTGAACCAAAACATCAACGCCAAAAAAAGCTGAAGGTATGGAGGACAAACGGGTGAAAGAGACAGGAGCTGACAACAAGCGTTGCCATTCCCTCTGCCAGAAAATGCCTTCGTATAATAACAACCCGAATAAATTCTATAATAACCTACAACCCAAGAACCATTTTAATTGAACACACATCAGGTGCAGACGGAACACTAAATTTGTGGATAGTGGCACTATGCCACAAAGATCAGATGAACCCAGAATTCACTTTTCTACATGCAAAAACACACTTAGATAACTTCACATAATGTTCCTTAAAACCTCAGGACATCCATCGCCATCGGTGACTTCAGAGTGTACCAGTAAATGATATACACAACAGAACACTAACACAAACGCTCGAATAAGCCACAAAAAATTGTCATCAAACTTGAAAGATGCCGTCATGAAACGGGGCCCAAAGGCATCACCAAAAATTACAGATAAAGAAATGCTCGCCAAGGAAATGGTCATCGACCAACTTTGTAACCCGAACCAATAAGGAGACTGAATTTGTAAACGACGAAGACTTGGAACTACGCCGTCCCGAACTATGTATCTATAAGGGTGAGAAAGGTGGCTTACGGCCGACAAGTAAGCAAACCCGGGGATCAACAAGAACCTCTCCGGCCAACATCCCGCGGTTATAGGCTGGAAAACAACAGCAACGAAGACAGTGAATGGTAGAAATGCTGCTATCGCGACAACGGTAAAGCAATCCTACGGTGGGGACTCGTCGTCCGAGCAAGAGCCATCGTAGCCGACCGTGTAGTTTGCCGGATCTGCTACACCTCTCTGAATGAACAAGGTGTTGACTGAAAGTGCCACAAGCGCAAGATGAACCCGGCCCCCACCACGTCCAAACATGAAACCCAGCCACAAGGAAGGAAAACCCAAACACTCCGCGCCCCCAATCATTCACCCCACCGCGCGGCCTCCTCGCCTTCCTGTCTCTCCCCTTCTCCCCTCCCTTTCCGCTGCAGCGTAGGGTTTAGCGGTGGCATGAGGAGGTCTCGGCGCATGGCGCCGTCCAAGGGGAGCGGCGGGCGGCGACCGGCCGAGGGGAGGACGAGTATCGCCAGCGTCCGCCCTGCGCCAGAATCCGCGCATCTGCGAACCCCGGCGCACCGACGACGCGGCCAGTTCCCATCGTAACACCTGCCGGAGGGCAGCGGCGAGGCGGAAGCCGGACGCTTTGAAAAGGCGCGTCGCCGGGAAGATCGCGAAAGGCCGCGGCCCGCCGAGTCATCAGGAGGCGTGTGCCCGACGTGCGGTGCCACACGAGCGCTGCCGTCACCCACGACGCGGTCCCCTCGACCGCCCTACGAGGGTCGACGGAGACGGCGAGGCACGTCCGTGCGCGTCTGAGGAGGACGTGCGCATGCGGGACTACACCGACACCCCGCCCCGACGCCTACAAACCGGCTCAGACACTCGACGGCCTCGCACAAAGGCGGCGCGGAGGGCGGGACTGAAAGCAAGGGCGACGAGATGCCCGTGGAGGTGAGCCGCGACGGAGTGCACTCAGACGGCTTCGAAGAGTCGGTCGCGCGGTGCGGCTTCCGAAACCCGAGCCTGGTGCGGCGGTGTGCCACGCCGCCACGGAGGGACTCGACGCGGTGCGCGCAGATGGGGGCCTGCATTCCGGTGGCAGTTGGACGGGGTCGCGGCCACAAGGACACCCACGACGACTACTACGGCACCTCGAGGCCACGGGCTGCGGAGCTCCATGCCCCCACTGCAGATCTGCGCGCAGAGGTATGGCCTTCTCCCTTGTTCTTGTGTGCACGCGCGCGCTTCAAATTCTGCCGGAGTTACAATATGCTGGAAAATTTTACAGGAACTTGTTGTTGCTATATGTTGGAAAATGCTGTGTTATTATCTGTCCATGTGTGGTAGACTAGTAGCACCTTTCAATTAATTTTCAATAAATatgtgattataaaggtgataTTTCTAGAAACAATACCTTAAATGACATTGGGTGGATTATGATTCTTCATACTTATTCAATTGTATGTTTGTCTGTTTATTTCAATGAGTTGTTACATGGTTTCATCAATTGCTTATGTTATGTCAGGGTTTTAAGAATTCCTCCAACAGCTCAAAGGGCCTAGGCCTAGTGCAGAAGATAGACAACGACTATTATACTGAGGTAATTTTGCGTTGCAATGCTTCATGGTAGTATTTTGGATGTTGGATGTTGAATCAAATGTTTGTTGTAAATGTGGGCAGTGGGTTCAACTTGATCTGGAACAATGCGATCTTGTCACCAAACCGTCAGCTCTATATAGATTATCAGGGTCATATCCATCCATTCTATGGTTGCCATTTGTGCATGCAACTACAATGGCTCCAAGGTTTTTACTAATTTGATTTGTTGAGAAGCATGCTACCTTTATGTCTCCAACAAGCATAACCGTTAAATCTAGTGAATTGTAGCTGTCTGAGTTTGTTATGGGTATTGATGATTGTAGGTATCATCATATTGAAGAAAATAGCCATAGATTGTTTTTCGGTGGATATTACATTAGTTTTAAATGAACGTCAAATCTAGATTTAAACTGAACATAATTATGTTATCTGCTTATTATGCCTTATATTTGTATAACTTTCTCTCTGCCTTAATTGTAACTTCCAATTTATCTAACATTCTATCCAACAATTATTTGCAGGGAGTTTCTCAGGTGTTTCTACATCTCTGTGGCACAACCATTTCTCATCAGGAAAATCTGTACACTTCAAATGTGAATATGTTAATGAAGGTGGCATGTGATAAAGTGGGTGTAAAATCCAAGGATTTTTACTCAATTTATTGTGGAAAAGTGTTGGATCCTGAGCAACTTCTATCCTATTATCAGATAAACAAGGATTCAAAAATCATAATTAATCCAAGACTCAGAGGTGGCTGGTATGTAATAAATTGCGCTAGACTAAATTTCAGAAATTATTTTTATTGGTAGAGGTTTATTACCAGCTTCTTGAACTTACTCTTCCTCACAGCCGCTTTCTGTCTTTAAGATGTTATTTTTTTCTTGCAAGTGGCATTACATTCCATTGGTGGATAGGTTCCACATTGTTATTTTGTTCAATTCCTGGTATGATGGATACTAAAATTGAAGTTTCACAAATACTGTTGCTTAATTCTGAAACTTAGGCTTCATGAATAATTGAAGTGGGTGATGCAATATGTGCCGATCATATCTATTTTTTCCCTTTAATTCTAACAATTCAAGTTGATAGATTATGCCCAACCATTAATCTATGTATGGCTCATGTGGATTTTAACTTCAGCATGCTTTCGATTCTGCTGTGTCAGGCTGGACACTATCGTTTACTGTTCAGCTTATACAATGGTTACCAAGGAAAATGGCCTTCTTCTGTATAAATATTAGATGATATGGGGTTGTTACCTGCAAATTCCTTCATGGCTTATGTTGAGTGCATACCTGTAGTCAATTGTACCATGTTTCTGCAGTTTTCTTGTCTGTGAGTTTATTTGTATACATAGAACATTGGCATCACTAAATTGTTAAGTTTCTTATAGACGCACATGGAAATATCCACCAACCTTCCTGAAAGTTGAGCTTATTTTGACTTTTGAATCTGTGTAATCCAAGCTTCGTATTCTAGATGGTGATGTTAGAACATGCATTGACTAGACTTGCTGAGTTATATACTTTCCTCTATAGCTTGCATGGGTCAGCCTGTCAATTTGCTTGCGGAATATTCGACAACACTTCTCTGAGTTTCGTTTGTCAACTAGTCAATTTATTTGTTTGCCATCTATATCTAGTAAAACTGGCCGATTAGGTCTCTGTTTAACCTCAGTATGCCTTTACTTCATTTTTGTCAGGCCGACATGGACAGTACTGTTTATTTTACGATTGTTACCCAGAAATTGGTCTTCCTATTTGGAAATATTGGATGATATCGGTAGTACTGGTTGATTTATGCAATGGGCTGTTATCTTTGAATTCCTTCATAGCATATGTTAAGTTCAACATGATTTAGGGGTCTGTGCTGTTGTAGTATGACTGGAAGAACACTTTTTTAGGGGTCTGTGCTGATTGGAAATTGATGTGCATTGTTGTCTTTTAACCCTAATAAAGGTAGAGACTTCATTTAGCTAGTGTGTGAGCCTCAACTCTGAAGGTGCTGTCCGAGTTCACCAATCTAGCTTAGTTATGATAATTATTGATTGGCATCACTCCATTAGTTGATTTAGCCCTAAATTGCTAATTTAACTATGATTTTATATAATAGTGATGTGATTATTATTTGCAGGGTTCATGTGTAGAGGTGCATAACTTGTTGTTTTTTAGAATCATGTTAGATCTATTTGAATATTTAGTGGTTATGGTGTAAATAAGTTAAGGTAAAGTGTCAGTTTGATGTGGCTAAACTATTTATACTAGCACAGTGTCAACTAGCCATCATTGATCGTAAAAGATTAATTTGGTAAAAGGAACACTATTTAGTTCTGTATGATTCTAGCCATCGATCATTTCTGGTCTTGGACAAACCATGCTTTTGTTATTTTTACCTTGACTGCGCTGTGCCATTTCACATTTAAAACATTTTTGTGACAGTTCTAAGCCTTTATTTCTTGTATTGGAAAAGACTGATTATGTTTGTTTTTCACAGTTCCTCAAACTGGGATGCAATAATTAGTGGTTTGGGTCTCTTCCGCTTGCACACCGTGTCTTTACGACGAGCACTAGTTCTCCCGTCCCTGGCCAAGCTAGGTCCAGTAGTAGAGGTGAAGTACTTGGGAGAAGTTTTGCAATTCTGTTCTCGAAAGGTCTTGATCTATTTATGCAGAAGGCATTTCAGTGGGATATGCTTTGGAGGACAATTTACTTCAGAGCAAATTTTGTTTGATGAGGACGGGAATGCCCGAATCAATGCTACCCGGCATCCATACACCAAAAGATTGGCTGTTCTTGACTACAACAGACTATATGACATATTTGACAAAGCGTTTAAATATGAAGGCAACAGATACCCTATGCATACCTTAAATTTGCTTAGTTTTCTGCAAGGTCCTCCTCCTGAAATTGACCCCCAAAGCGAGTCCATCATCGCATACTTGACCAATCACATGGCACTCTTGTCCCACACCGAGCGTATTGCTATCAGCGCTCTTCTGGATCTCTTGGTTGAAAGACTTGATAAGGAAGATAAGAAGCTGCTCAAAACTTACATGAAGTTTGTTAAATGGACTGTTAGGGTGCCATGGGTTCCAGCAATGAACACCACTTACAACCACTTTAAATTTATTAGGAAAGGGAAAAAATGTGTCCCGTATAAGGATAACAGAATCAGTTTACTCCGTTTTTCTACAAACTTCTTCAAGCATTCCCCAAGTGTACGTTAATCTTCTTCTTTGGATACAATCGCTCATATACTTGGGATAACTAGTAGATACAACAATGCTTATGACCTGTCTTGATGCAGTTCTCTCCAGAGGAACTAGAGGCTGCGTTCTCTTTAGTCATGGAATGGGAGAGTTTCATACCGCAGCTGGTGTACGATGCTCTAGTAACTTTTAAAGATGCACAGAAACCCTGCACTGCCAAAGTCCAGGAATTTGTGGACCAAGTTATTGCGATGTAAGTTACGAGCTTGTAGTTTATAATTTCACATAATATGAGAACTGTAGCTGATACTTTTGTTAATTATCCGCAGGCTCGGAAAGAACACAATTGGTTGTACCAAGGGTTGAGTTTTCTGAGCCGAAGAAAGGTGATCTTTTGAATGGAGAAGACGCATCAAGCGCATGTAGGGTTGTCTCCCTTTTGTTGCCATTTGTTTCTTGTGTTGGTTTGGTGGACCTGTGGTGTACGTTGGAGCTTCGTTTTTCTTTTTTGATACAA contains:
- the LOC125540616 gene encoding uncharacterized protein LOC125540616 produces the protein MPVEVSRDGVHSDGFEESVARCGFRNPSLVRRCATPPRRDSTRCAQMGACIPVAVGRGRGHKDTHDDYYGTSRPRAAELHAPTADLRAEGFKNSSNSSKGLGLVQKIDNDYYTEGVSQVFLHLCGTTISHQENLYTSNVNMLMKVACDKVGVKSKDFYSIYCGKVLDPEQLLSYYQINKDSKIIINPRLRGGCSSNWDAIISGLGLFRLHTVSLRRALVLPSLAKLGPVVEVKYLGEVLQFCSRKVLIYLCRRHFSGICFGGQFTSEQILFDEDGNARINATRHPYTKRLAVLDYNRLYDIFDKAFKYEGNRYPMHTLNLLSFLQGPPPEIDPQSESIIAYLTNHMALLSHTERIAISALLDLLVERLDKEDKKLLKTYMKFVKWTVRVPWVPAMNTTYNHFKFIRKGKKCVPYKDNRISLLRFSTNFFKHSPSFSPEELEAAFSLVMEWESFIPQLVYDALVTFKDAQKPCTAKVQEFVDQVIAMLGKNTIGCTKG